TTTGCACCAGAAACCAGCAAGAAGGGTTTATAAAATCCCATCCCAACTAAGTTATCTATCGATGGCACGAAACAAGAATGACCATCAACAGCAATTAGCAGTTTGATGCAAGATCTGATCGCGCCATCTCCCTGCATCACCCACAACTCAGCTATAGTATTAAACACATTCATGTTTATCAGACAAAGGCACCCCTCATGTATCCCCAGTCTCCGAAATCTACATCTTGAATCAAATATCCCATTAGGCACTGCCAATCTGGAGAATTCCTTGCTAGCTATATTAAATTCTACGATAAGCAACGAAGAATGATTATGATTTGCAGCTAACCAATAGATAGACCCTCCAACTAAAATTCCTGCAGCATGCTCATTATCCAAAAAACCAGACATGACAGATTCAACACCCTTCCATTGCTTTGTTTTAAGCGTATAGATATAAACAAATGCATCTTTTTCCTCGTATTTATAAACTATAGCAACAACTGCATAATCATCACAACTGGAATCATACCCTAATCCAAATAGGTTACAAGTACTTTTATTGGATCGATATCGACAAGGAAGAAGAGGCAACATGTTAAACTCTAAAGTTGTAGGATTAAGCAAGAACATACATTTGCGGTAATCTTCAACTAATATCAAACCATCACAAGAACCCCATACTCTAGACCACATGTTCTTGTTCTTGTTATCGC
This genomic interval from Apium graveolens cultivar Ventura unplaced genomic scaffold, ASM990537v1 ctg7320, whole genome shotgun sequence contains the following:
- the LOC141704021 gene encoding F-box/kelch-repeat protein At3g06240-like, giving the protein MAKVDYINLMPVELLTCIFICMHAKSLGICKCVSKSWNSLISDPYFIKSHLNKTSITKLILLPAEPEDGRNPESERSLYSVHFDNNHSNGVASRLKFNLFTYRDNKNKNMWSRVWGSCDGLILVEDYRKFVAIVYKYEEKDAFVYIYTLKTKQWKGVESVMSGFLDNEHAAGILVGGSIYWLAANHNHSSLLIVEFNIASKEFSRLAVPNGIFDSRCRFRRLGIHEGCLCLINMNVFNTIAELWVMQGDGAIRSCIKLLIAVDGHSCFVPSIDNLVGMGFYKPFLL